One Skermanella sp. TT6 genomic window, TAGGTGCGGCTGAAGAGCTTTCATGCTCCGACCATGGTTGAAGCGATGCGGCTCGTCCGCGACGCGTTGGGCGACGATGCCATCATCGTCGCGACGCGCGAGGAGGAGGGTGGCGTCCGCCTGACCGCCGCGATCGACGACGCGGAACAGCCGCTGCTGCCGCCGCCTTCCAGCCACGAGCCTGAACAGGAGCCGACCGCCTATGGCCATGGCGGCCGATCCTGGCGGCGCGAGCCGGAAATCGACATCGTCGACCTGATCTCCGACACGCTGACCCGCCACGGAACCCCCGCGGGCATCTGCGACCGCCTGCTCAACACCATCGCGACCTACGACACCGGCGATCCGGTGGAAGCGCTGAGCGGCGCCCTGGACAGCATCTTCACCTTCCAGCCGCTGCCCCACGGCCGCGCGCCCCGCCCCTTCATGCTGATCGGGCCGCCGGGAGCCGGCAAGACGCTGACCGTCGCCAAGCTGGCCGCCCGGGCCACCCTGGGTGGCCGCAAGGTCGGCGTCATCACCACCGACACGGTGAGGGCCGGCGGCGTCGACCAGCTCGCCGCCTTCACCAAGCTTCTGAAACTGAAGCTGCTGGCGGTCGAGGACACCGACTCCCTGGCCGACGCGCTCGGCGTCCAGCGCGGGGTCGAGCAGGTGCTGATCGACAGCGCCGGCCGGAACCCGTTCGACCCGGACGACATGAACGACCTCGGCGACCTGCTGAACGCCGCCGACCTGGAACCGGTGCTGGTGCTGCCGGCCGGATGCGACGCGGCAGAAGCTGCCGAGGTAGGATCTGCCTTCCGCGAACTGGGAGCGCGCCGCCTGCTGCTCACCCGGCTCGACATGACCCGGCGGCTGGGCAGCCTGCTCGCCATCGCGTACGAGGCGCGCCTGAGCTTTTCCGACATCAGCGCCACCCCGCAGGTCGCCGAGGGGCTGAGCGCGCTCGATGCCGAGTCTCTGGCACGCCTCTTGCTCCCCTCCAGCGTCCAGCATGCGACACGATCCGCCAAGCAAACGGGAACTTTCTCATGACCGAAGCATCCTCGGTTTTCCCCGCCAACATCACCCCGCTGCGTGGCCACAACGTCGTCGCCGTGGCGAGCGGAAAGGGCGGCGTCGGCAAGACCTGGTTCTCCATCACCCTGACCCACGCCCTGACCAAGCTGGGCCGGCGCTCCCTGCTGTTCGACGGCGACCTGGGTCTGGCGAACGTGGACATCCAGCTCGGGCTGATGCCCAAGCGCGACCTGGGATCGGTGGTCGAGCGCCGCATGTCGCTCCAGACCGCGGCCGAGCGGTTCGAGGACGGCGGGTTCGACATCATCGCGGGCCGCTCCGGTTCCGGCAACCTGGCCAACCTGACGGTCCAGCGGCTGAACGAGCTGCGTGCCGACCTGCTGGAGGTCGCCCGGAACTACGACGCCGTCGTGATCGACCTGGGCGCCGGCGTGGACCGCACCGTCCGCCAGCTGTCCGGCCCCGCCGGGATCACGCTGGTGGTGACGACCGACGAGCCGACCTCGCTGACCGACGCCTATGCCTTCATCAAGGTCACCCACGCCGCCAACCCGAACGCCGACCTGCGGGTGGTGGTGAACATGGCGAGCAGCGTGCGCGAGGGCGAGCGCACCTATGTGACGATCCTGAAGGCCTGCCAGAACTTCCTGAAATTCTCGCCGCCGCTGGCCGGCATCATCCGCCGCGACCAGAAGGTCCGGGACGCGATCCGCAACCAGGTGCCGCTGCTGATGCGCTCGCCCAGCTCCGACGCGGCCTCCGACGTGCGCAACCTGGCGGCAAAGCTGTTCACCGTGCCATGACCGGAACGGTGCCGCCCGCGGTCGCCGCGACCCCCGCGGGCGCGGCCGGCACCGGAGCCGGAGCCGCGGCGTCCATGGCGACTCCGCCGCCGCAGCCGGCCGGCGAGGCGACGCTGGAAAAGCTGCCGGAAAAACTGAAGAACCTGATACGGACCATCGTGCTGTCCGGGACGGTGGTCGAACAGACGGCCGACGGCGGCGTCAAGGTGCGCACCCAGGCGGGCGACGTGAGCCTGAAGACCCCCATCCCGCTGCTGCCGGACCGCCCGGTCTCGCTCCGGATCCCGCCGGGCAACCCGCCCCTGAAGGCGTTGGTCTTCATGCTCGGCCCGCCGGCCGCCCAGGCGCCGCCCCCGCCGCCGGCCCAAGTGCCGCAGCAAGTGCCGCAGCATGCCGCGCCGGCACCGTCCGCAACACCGCACGCAGCATCGCCCGCAGTATCTCCCCAGGTGCCGAAGGCATCGCCGCCGCCCGCCGCGGCGGGCGTCAACCAGCCCCCAGGGGCGAATGCCGCCGCACCGGCGCAGGTGCCTGCGCCGCAGGTCCGCGTGGGAACGGTGATCCCGGCGATGGTCGTCTCCTCCAGCCCTCCTCCGCTTCCGCCTCCCCTACCGGCAGCGGCGCCGACCCTGCCCGCCGCCCCTCCCGTGCCGACACGGACGGCGGCCCTGTCCGCCCCGCCCCCTCTCCCGACGCCGGCTGTCCCGGCACAGGCTGCCCCGAGGCAGGCTATCCCGGCGATGCCCGCGCCGGCCCTGGGCGCTCCCGCCCCGGTGCAGGGCGCTCCCGCCCCGGCCATGCCGGGTGCGCTGCAGGCACCCGCTCCGGCGGGGTCAGCCGCCGCGCAAACGCCATCGGCCAATCCGCCGGTTCCGCAGGCTCCGCCGTCCGGGACGGCACCGGGTCCGGTCCAGCAGGCGCCCGCCCCCGGAAGGCCCGCCCACCCGGGTCCGGCGCCGCAGGCTTCCGCCCAGCCTGCCGTGACCATGTCCCCGCCGGTTCCGCCGGGTTCGCCCCCGGCCCCGCAGGCGACATCCCCGGCCCTCCCTCAGACCCCGCCGCCGACTCCGGAAGGGTTTCGCCAGCCGGCGCAGCCCCTTCCGATGCCCCTCCTGAAATCGGGCACGCCGGTGGAGGTCCGGGTCATCGCGCTGCCGACGCAGCCTCAACCGGCCACGCCGGCCGCCACGCCGGCCCCGGCAACCACGCCGCCTCCGGTCCAGCCGCCACTTCCGCAGGGCGGTGCCGCGACCCTGCCGGCGACCGTGGCGGGCACGACCAATACCGGGCAACCGATCCTGACCACCGAGCGCGGCGTCCTGGTGCTGAACACGCGCGTCCCGCTGCCGCCCGGGACGCAGGTCGCCGTCAGCCTGCCCGCCCCTCCGCCCGCCGCCGAGCAGCCGTTCGACGCCCTTCGGGGGCGGGACTGGCCGGCGCTCCAGGACGCTCTCGACGTCCTTGCCAGGACCGATCCCGCGGGCGCCCGTACCCTTGCCAACGCGATCCTGCCCCAGGTCAACCCGCGGCTTGCCGCGACGCTGCTGGCCTTCGCGGGCCATGTGAAGAAGGGCGACGCCCGGAGCTGGCTGGGCGAGCCGGCCGCTCAGGCGCTGGAATCGCTCGGGCGCCGCGAATTGGTCGAGAAGCTGGGGGAGGACTTCAAGCAACTCGCGCAGCAGGCGTCGGAGCCCCTCCCCGGGGATTGGCGCGCCTATTCGATCCCGTTCTCCGACGGCACGGAGTTCAGCCGGATCAACCTTTATGTCAGGCACCCGGATGCCGAGGAGGTGGACGAGGATGGCGAGAACGCGGCCGGAAGCTCCGCCCGGGCCAACCGGTTCCTGATCGACCTGACTCTCAGCCGGCTGGGCGAGCTGCAATTGGACGGGCTGGTGCGCCACCGGCGCTTCGACCTGATCCTCCGCACCCACCTGCCCCTGCCGCCGGAGATGCGCCGGGAGATCGGCCGGATCTTCCACGACTCGGTGGAGGCGCTCGGGATGACGGGGGGCGTGTCGTTCCAGGCGGGTACCCAGGGATGGGTCGCGGTCCAGCCCGGCTGCGCCGGAAGCGTCGGCTTCAGCGCCTAGCGCCGGCGCATGAAGCCGCTGAGCGCCACCTCGTCCAGGGCGGCGTCCTCGCGCTGCTTGCGCTTGGCCTGGTCGCGCTTGTCGCGGCCCTCCTGCGCCAGTTCGTAGCGCTTCAGTTCCTGGAAGGCTTCCGCCATCTCCTCGGTCGCCTCGGCGATCTGCGCCTGGACCTGGGCGATGGACTGCGCCAGGCGCTTGCGCCGCTCGATCGACAGCTTGGCGAAGTTGCCGTAGCCGAACCCGGCTTCCGGCGAGGCGCGGGCGATCTCCTGCTCCGCCGCGATCTCCGCTTCCAGGCGCCCGGCGTCGTCGGCCAGCTTGTCGGCCAGGGTCTGGAGTTCGGCCAGGGCCCGGCGCTTCTCGTCGAGGCGCCACTTGTGGAGGCGGATCAGTGTGTGCAGGCCGCTGCTCATGGCCAGGGTTCACCCAGGATCTCGGCAAGCTGGGCATACCCCGTCGCCATGTCGGTACGCTCGCGCTTGCCCTGTTTCAGGAAGGCCTCGATGGCCGGATTGTACTCGATCGCCTCGTCCACCAGCGGATCGCTGCCCCGGCGATAGGCGCCGAGCCGGATCATCTCCGCCATGTCGTTGTAGGCCGACAGCAGCCGCCGCGCCCGGCCGACCAGCGCGTTCTCCCGGTCGGTGTTGCAGCCCGGCATGGTGCGCGAGACGCTGCGCAGGATGTTGATGGCGGGATAGCGGCCGCGCTCGCCGATGGCGCGCTCCATCACGATGTGGCCGTCCAGGATGCCGCGCACGGCGTCGGCGATCGGTTCGTTGTGGTCGTCGCCGTCCACCAGCACGGTGAACAGGCCGGTGATGTTGCCCTCCCCCACGCCGGGGCCGGCCCGCTCCAGCAGGCGCGGCAGTTCGGCGAAGGTGGTCGGCGGATAGCCCTTGGTGGTCGGCGGCTCGCCGGCGGACAGCCCGATCTCGCGCTGGGCCATGGCGAACCGCGTGACGCTGTCCATCATGCACATCACGTTCTTGCCCCGGTCGCGGAAATACTCCGCGATCGACATGGTCATGTAGGCCGACTGCCGCCGCATCAGCGGCGCCTCGTCCGAGGTCGCGACGACGACGACGCTGCGCGCCATGCCGTCCTCCCCCAGGTCCTCGGTGATGAATTCCTGCACCTCGCGGCCGCGCTCGCCGATCAGGCCGATCACGTTGACGTCGACCGACATGTAGCGCGCCAGCATCGACATCAGGACCGACTTGCCGACGCCGGAGCCGGCGAAGATGCCCATGCGCTGGCCGCGGCAGCAGGACAGGAAGGTGTTCATGGCGCGCACGCCGAGGTCGATCTTCTCGCCGACGCGGCGGCGGGAGTGGGCGGGGGGCGGGTTGTTGCGGATCGGGATGCCGACCTTGCCGTTCAGCAGCGGACCCTTGCCGTCGATCGGCTCGCCCAGGGCGTTGACCACGCGGCCCAGCCAGCTCTCGTCGGGGAACACTTCCGGCCCGCCTTCGGTGACTTCCGCCTTGCAGCCGAGTCCGATTCCGTCCAAGCCGCCCAGCGGCATCAGGAGCGCCCGCCCCTGCCGGAACCCGACCACCTCGCAGGGGACCCGCCGCCCGGCCCGCGCGACGATCGTGCAGCGTCCGCCGATCGACAACAGGCGCTCCACGCCGCCTACCTCCACAAGTAAGCCCAGCACGGCCGTTACGCGCCCAAAGTAGCGATACTCTGGTATGCGTTCAATTTCGTTAATAAAGTGGCTTTGCTGGAGGCGCACGATGTGAGATATCTATACGTGTATTAACCGTGTTGGCGGATGATTCGTCGGCAAATGCAGCGAAAGCGAAGATATGCAGGAATGATTAACTTTCTGTAAACTTTGCTAACGGTAGCATTAAGCTGAATCGTCTGTTAATATGTGTATCATCTGGTTCGGCAGGGTTGTGTTCCTGCCCATCAACGTCGGGATGTCGCCATGAGGGTTCTGCTGGTCGAAGACGACTCCTCGGTCGCCAAGAGTATTGAATTGATGCTGCATTCCGAGGGCTTCATCGTCGATTCCACCGATCTCGGTGAGGATGGGCTGGAGATCGGAAAGCTGTATGACTACGATATCATCATCCTGGACCTGATGTTGCCGGACATCGACGGCTACGAGGTCCTGCGCCGTCTGCGGTCCGCCCGGGTGACCACGCCGATCCTGATCCTGTCCGGCCTGTCGGAGCTGGACCACAAGATCAAGGGACTGGGCGTCGGCGCCGACGACTACCTGACCAAGCCTTTCGACAAGCGCGAGCTGATCGCCCGCATCCAGGCCATCGTCCGCCGCAGCAAGGGACATTCCGACAGCGTGATCCGGACCGGCCGCCTGACGGTCAACCTGGACACCCGCACCGTGGAGGTGGACGGCCAGCCGCTGCACCTGACCGGCAAGGAATACGGCATCCTGGAACTGCTGAGCCTGCGCAAGGGGACCACGCTGACCAAGGAGATGTTCCTGAACCATCTCTACGGCGGCATGGACGAGCCGGAGCTGAAGATCATCGACGTGTTCGTCTGCAAGCTGCGCAAGAAGCTCGCCCAATCGACCAACGGCGACAACTATATCGAGACGGTGTGGGGCCGCGGCTACGTGCTGCGCGATCCACAGGAAGAGGCGGTATCCCAGAAGGCCCAGGCGGCGGGGTGACGAACCCCGCCGCATCGGCGTCTCCACCAACAAGATCCTGGCCGCGGATGAACGGCGATGGAATCGGATACCTGGCCGGTATCCGATTCCATCGCCGTTTTTGCCTTCCGGGTCC contains:
- a CDS encoding GTPase — protein: MVEAMRLVRDALGDDAIIVATREEEGGVRLTAAIDDAEQPLLPPPSSHEPEQEPTAYGHGGRSWRREPEIDIVDLISDTLTRHGTPAGICDRLLNTIATYDTGDPVEALSGALDSIFTFQPLPHGRAPRPFMLIGPPGAGKTLTVAKLAARATLGGRKVGVITTDTVRAGGVDQLAAFTKLLKLKLLAVEDTDSLADALGVQRGVEQVLIDSAGRNPFDPDDMNDLGDLLNAADLEPVLVLPAGCDAAEAAEVGSAFRELGARRLLLTRLDMTRRLGSLLAIAYEARLSFSDISATPQVAEGLSALDAESLARLLLPSSVQHATRSAKQTGTFS
- a CDS encoding MinD/ParA family protein, whose amino-acid sequence is MTEASSVFPANITPLRGHNVVAVASGKGGVGKTWFSITLTHALTKLGRRSLLFDGDLGLANVDIQLGLMPKRDLGSVVERRMSLQTAAERFEDGGFDIIAGRSGSGNLANLTVQRLNELRADLLEVARNYDAVVIDLGAGVDRTVRQLSGPAGITLVVTTDEPTSLTDAYAFIKVTHAANPNADLRVVVNMASSVREGERTYVTILKACQNFLKFSPPLAGIIRRDQKVRDAIRNQVPLLMRSPSSDAASDVRNLAAKLFTVP
- a CDS encoding flagellar FliJ family protein — encoded protein: MSSGLHTLIRLHKWRLDEKRRALAELQTLADKLADDAGRLEAEIAAEQEIARASPEAGFGYGNFAKLSIERRKRLAQSIAQVQAQIAEATEEMAEAFQELKRYELAQEGRDKRDQAKRKQREDAALDEVALSGFMRRR
- the fliI gene encoding flagellar protein export ATPase FliI; translated protein: MRLQQSHFINEIERIPEYRYFGRVTAVLGLLVEVGGVERLLSIGGRCTIVARAGRRVPCEVVGFRQGRALLMPLGGLDGIGLGCKAEVTEGGPEVFPDESWLGRVVNALGEPIDGKGPLLNGKVGIPIRNNPPPAHSRRRVGEKIDLGVRAMNTFLSCCRGQRMGIFAGSGVGKSVLMSMLARYMSVDVNVIGLIGERGREVQEFITEDLGEDGMARSVVVVATSDEAPLMRRQSAYMTMSIAEYFRDRGKNVMCMMDSVTRFAMAQREIGLSAGEPPTTKGYPPTTFAELPRLLERAGPGVGEGNITGLFTVLVDGDDHNEPIADAVRGILDGHIVMERAIGERGRYPAINILRSVSRTMPGCNTDRENALVGRARRLLSAYNDMAEMIRLGAYRRGSDPLVDEAIEYNPAIEAFLKQGKRERTDMATGYAQLAEILGEPWP
- the ctrA gene encoding response regulator transcription factor CtrA; translation: MRVLLVEDDSSVAKSIELMLHSEGFIVDSTDLGEDGLEIGKLYDYDIIILDLMLPDIDGYEVLRRLRSARVTTPILILSGLSELDHKIKGLGVGADDYLTKPFDKRELIARIQAIVRRSKGHSDSVIRTGRLTVNLDTRTVEVDGQPLHLTGKEYGILELLSLRKGTTLTKEMFLNHLYGGMDEPELKIIDVFVCKLRKKLAQSTNGDNYIETVWGRGYVLRDPQEEAVSQKAQAAG